The following proteins are co-located in the Solanum pennellii chromosome 1, SPENNV200 genome:
- the LOC107011174 gene encoding extensin isoform X1, translating to MAQQMEKPRVTEIQVRMDCNGCVQKVKKALHSVHGIHDLYIDFPQQKITIVGSADPEKIVKAIKKTRKSAIVCSHIEQADPPTEPEEAEPAESEAPTPESTNPPSEAPPAEEPPHEPPKDPPTQENQPAEEKQTHEGADNAKTQSGQPSKPRDVEEVHVIYHYPPDYGYRYNCSQGMSSHEPPRDHGYRYNYGQNVIHEPPQDHRYRRYNYGQSMNQEAPRDHGYNRYNYGQSMSYEPPRDHSYRYHYGQSMIHEPPQRDSGFRNNQARPTGPEFRHEMPPPGQLQGDSGFRNNHVRPIGPEFRPEMPPPGQPQGDSGFRNNHTRPIGPEFRPEVPPPVYATHSYKSYQPSPYVTGYEYIRSPPRYTQYTRPEHYSEDYHYGNNSNGTISSVFSDENPNACTIA from the exons ATGGCTCAACAGATGGAG AAACCTAGAGTCACAGAGATACAGGTGAGAATGGACTGCAATGGTTGTGTTCAAAAGGTCAAGAAGGCTCTACATAGCGTCCATG GTATTCATGATCTTTATATAGATTTTCCTCAGCAAAAGATTACTATAGTAGGATCGGCAGATCCTGAGAAAATAGTGAAGGCGATTAAGAAGACAAGAAAGAGTGCCATTGTTTGTTCCCACATAGAGCAAGCAGACCCTCCAACAGAGCCAGAGGAAGCTGAACCAGCTGAGAGTGAAGCACCCACCCCTGAATCCACCAATCCTCCATCAGAAGCTCCACCAGCTGAAGAGCCACCACACGAACCGCCAAAAGATCCACCAACACAAGAAAATCAACCAGCAGAGGAGAAACAAACACACGAGGGTGCTGACAACGCCAAAACCCAATCAGGTCAACCCTCTAAACCAAGAGATGTTGAAGAGGTTCATGTAATTTACCACTATCCACCAGACTATGGTTACAGGTACAACTGTAGCCAGGGAATGAGTAGTCATGAGCCACCTAGGGACCATGGATACCGATACAACTATGGTCAGAACGTGATCCATGAGCCACCCCAGGACCATCGTTACCGCAGATACAACTATGGTCAGAGTATGAACCAAGAGGCACCAAGGGACCATGGCTACAACAGATACAACTATGGTCAGAGCATGAGCTATGAGCCTCCTAGGGACCATAGTTACAGATATCACTATGGCCAGAGCATGATCCATGAGCCTCCCCAACGAGACTCCGGTTTCAGAAATAATCAAGCTCGTCCTACAGGTCCAGAATTCAGACATGAGATGCCACCACCAGGTCAATTACAAGGAGACTCTGGTTTCAGAAATAATCACGTTCGTCCTATCGGTCCAGAATTCAGACCTGAGATGCCACCACCAGGTCAACCACAAGGAGACTCTGGTTTCAGAAATAATCACACTCGTCCTATCGGCCCAGAATTCAGACCTGAGGTGCCACCACCGGTTTATGCGACTCACAGCTACAAGAGCTATCAGCCATCACCCTATGTGACTGGATACGAATACATCAGGTCACCACCAAGATACACACAATATACAAGGCCAGAGCATTACTCTGAGGACTATCACTATGGAAACAATAGCAATGGAACAATCAGCTCAGTATTCAGTGATGAAAATCCAAATGCATGCACAATAGCATAG
- the LOC107011174 gene encoding early nodulin-75 isoform X2, with protein MVVFKRSRRLYIASMVSIHDLYIDFPQQKITIVGSADPEKIVKAIKKTRKSAIVCSHIEQADPPTEPEEAEPAESEAPTPESTNPPSEAPPAEEPPHEPPKDPPTQENQPAEEKQTHEGADNAKTQSGQPSKPRDVEEVHVIYHYPPDYGYRYNCSQGMSSHEPPRDHGYRYNYGQNVIHEPPQDHRYRRYNYGQSMNQEAPRDHGYNRYNYGQSMSYEPPRDHSYRYHYGQSMIHEPPQRDSGFRNNQARPTGPEFRHEMPPPGQLQGDSGFRNNHVRPIGPEFRPEMPPPGQPQGDSGFRNNHTRPIGPEFRPEVPPPVYATHSYKSYQPSPYVTGYEYIRSPPRYTQYTRPEHYSEDYHYGNNSNGTISSVFSDENPNACTIA; from the exons ATGGTTGTGTTCAAAAGGTCAAGAAGGCTCTACATAGCGTCCATGGTGA GTATTCATGATCTTTATATAGATTTTCCTCAGCAAAAGATTACTATAGTAGGATCGGCAGATCCTGAGAAAATAGTGAAGGCGATTAAGAAGACAAGAAAGAGTGCCATTGTTTGTTCCCACATAGAGCAAGCAGACCCTCCAACAGAGCCAGAGGAAGCTGAACCAGCTGAGAGTGAAGCACCCACCCCTGAATCCACCAATCCTCCATCAGAAGCTCCACCAGCTGAAGAGCCACCACACGAACCGCCAAAAGATCCACCAACACAAGAAAATCAACCAGCAGAGGAGAAACAAACACACGAGGGTGCTGACAACGCCAAAACCCAATCAGGTCAACCCTCTAAACCAAGAGATGTTGAAGAGGTTCATGTAATTTACCACTATCCACCAGACTATGGTTACAGGTACAACTGTAGCCAGGGAATGAGTAGTCATGAGCCACCTAGGGACCATGGATACCGATACAACTATGGTCAGAACGTGATCCATGAGCCACCCCAGGACCATCGTTACCGCAGATACAACTATGGTCAGAGTATGAACCAAGAGGCACCAAGGGACCATGGCTACAACAGATACAACTATGGTCAGAGCATGAGCTATGAGCCTCCTAGGGACCATAGTTACAGATATCACTATGGCCAGAGCATGATCCATGAGCCTCCCCAACGAGACTCCGGTTTCAGAAATAATCAAGCTCGTCCTACAGGTCCAGAATTCAGACATGAGATGCCACCACCAGGTCAATTACAAGGAGACTCTGGTTTCAGAAATAATCACGTTCGTCCTATCGGTCCAGAATTCAGACCTGAGATGCCACCACCAGGTCAACCACAAGGAGACTCTGGTTTCAGAAATAATCACACTCGTCCTATCGGCCCAGAATTCAGACCTGAGGTGCCACCACCGGTTTATGCGACTCACAGCTACAAGAGCTATCAGCCATCACCCTATGTGACTGGATACGAATACATCAGGTCACCACCAAGATACACACAATATACAAGGCCAGAGCATTACTCTGAGGACTATCACTATGGAAACAATAGCAATGGAACAATCAGCTCAGTATTCAGTGATGAAAATCCAAATGCATGCACAATAGCATAG